In Desulfobacter hydrogenophilus, the genomic stretch TATCATGATCAGCAATAATGTGTTTTTTTTTACCTTTCCTGTATAGGGAAAGCCGGCAAGGCGTACAAAAGCTTCTAGCATACCTAAATTACGTCACCGTTCATCATTTTTTTTATGCTATACAACAACACAAGGGGCGTCCATGAAAACTGATGTAACACTAAAAATTGCAGGCGCGGCGGGGCAGGGCATTCAAACCATTGGAGATCTGCTCTCCGAAGTGTGTCACCAAAGCGGTTTGTTTACCTTCTCCGTGGATGATTTTGAATCAAGGGTCAGGGGGGGGCACAATTTTAATCTGCTGCGACTCAGCGACAAGGAACTTACCGCCCCCGGTAACAGGCTTGATATCCTTGTCTGCATTAACACGAATGCCTATGAATTGCATAAAGACGAGTTGCGGTCCAGCGGTATTGCCATTATTAACGCAGATGAACCCGGGATAAAAGACAAAACACGATTTGAAATCCCTTTGAAAAAACTGGCAGAAGAAGCCGGCAATAAAATCACAGCCAATAGCGTGGCCGCAGGTGCTGTGCTTGCCATTCTTGGCGCACCCTTAAGTTTGCTGGCGGATGTGTTAAAAAAACAGTTTGCTGCCAAGGGCGAAAAAATCGTGGCGCTTAATGTTGCAGCGGCAAAAAAAGGGTTTGATGCGGCAAAAGGCTTAAGCCAGGATACCGGGTTTAATTGGGAGGTAAAAAAGAGCAATAACGTTGTTCTCAGTGGGGCCACGGCTGCCGGCCTGGGCGCATTGGCCGCTGACTGCCGGTTTTTTCCCTTTTATCCCATGAGTCCAGCCACAGGTGTCATCTCCAGTGTCATTCCTTATTCTAAAAAACTGCCCGTGGTCGTTGAACAGGCCGAAGATGAGATTGCAGCCGTGATGATGGCCATTGGCGCCTCCTTTGCCGGTGTTCGCGCCATGACCGCAACCTCGGGCGGCGGTTTTTGTCTCATGACCGAAGGGTTAGGGCTTGCCGGGATGACGGAAACGCCGCTAGTGATCGTCAATGCCCAACGTCCGGGTCCTGCCACAGGCCTGCCCACCCGGACCGGCCAGGCGGATTTGCTTTTTTCTGTCCATGCCTCCCAGGATGAATTTCCACGGTTTATTTTTGCACCGGGTACACCTGTTGAAACCTATGAGACCATGAAACGGGCTTTTCATCTGGCTGAAAAATATCAGGTGCCTGCCATTGTGCTACTTGATCAGTTCCTGGCCAACTCCAGGGTGACGGAAGTGAACACGCTTTCGGTTGATCCTGACATTGAACGCTTTTATGAACAAAACAACAGCGGCAGTGAGGATGATCCCTATTTGCGGTATGCGCTGGCACAAGACGGCATTTCTCCACAACGCATACCCTGTTCAGGCCCGGGACTGGTCCGGGTTACGGGCAATGAGCATGATCCCGAAGGGCACATCAGTGAAAATGCTGAAAACAAAATGGCCATGACAAAGAAGCGTGCGGCAAAATTGCCTGCCATGATCAAAGAGATGGAAGCCCCTTTCCTGGTGAACCCAACAGCCCCGGTGTTTCTTGTGGGATGGGGATCAACACGGGGAAGTATTCTGGAAGCGGTTGACAGGCTTGGTGCCCAGGGCATAGAGATAGGGGCCGCCGTGTTTAAAGATCTTTGGCCCATGGATCGTAAAATGATAAGGGAGATGCTGGATGGCAAAAAATTGATTATGGTGGAGCAAAATGAGTCCGGTCAGTTGGCTCGCTTGCTTTCCCAGGAAGTGGGCATCGCCTCATTTGACACCATTTTTAAATATGACGGCAGACCTTTTTTTCCGGATTATATTGTTCAAAAGGCAAAGGAGCTTGTGAAATAATGATTACCTCAAAAGACTTCAACTGCAATTTCGAAAACAAATGGTGCCCGGGATGTGGTAATTTTCAGATCCTTGCTGCGATGAAAAATGCCTTTGCCCAACAGCAGATTCCGCCTGAAAAACTTACACTGATTTCCGGTATCGGTCAGGCCGGGAAAACACCGCATTTTCTTCAATGTAACATGTTCCATGGGCTTCACGGCAGGGCACTTCCCCTGGCAACGGGGACAAAGATCGCCAATAACGATCTTACTGTGGTGGTAAACTGCGGGGACGGCGACTGTTATGGGGAAGGCGGCAATCATTTCCTTGCGGCAATCCGGCGAAATATCGATATTACGCTTTTGGTGCATAACAATCAGATTTACGGGCTGACCAAGGGCCAGGCCTCTCCCACATCAAGCCTGGGTATGAAGACAAAACTGCAGAACAACGGTACCCCTTCATCGCAATTTTCTGCCTTGGGTATTGCATTAGCTGCCGGGGCGGGATTTGTGGCACGGGGGCTTTCCGGAGAACCTGGGCATTTGACGGAATTGATCGTCAAGGCCATGGACTACAAAGGCTTTTCTTTGGTGGATATTTTACAGCCATGTGTATCCTTTAATAAAATAAATACCTTGAGCTGGTATGAAGAGCGGGCTTACAAACTCGAGGATACGGATCATGATCCCCAGGATATTGCAAAGGCATTTAAGCTGGCCCAGGAGTGGGAAAAAAGCCTTCCTTTAGGTGTGTTGTATGAAGTTCCCGGCACACCATTCCACGAACGGGTTCCCAATCTTAAGCTAACAGCCCTTGCCTCACATAATTATGACAGCAAGCTGATGACAGACACGCTTTTACAAAACTTATAGTGAAACAGGAGACATCATTTGATATGACTATCTGGCAATGCACCATGTGCTCTACTACGATGGAACAGGAGGAAGCACCCGAACAGTGCAGCTCTTGCGGGGCTGACAACCGCGTTATTCTTGATAAGGAAACGATTCCCGAAACCCTTGAAGCGGTTCGGGACAGGGCAAGAAAAAATCTTAAAGGGTTTTGTGCGGCTTACCCCGCCTGTGACGGCAATTTTGATAAAATTTGCCAGAAAGAGGCTTATGGCAAACCCATTGGGTTCGGCGGTGCGGGTGCAGGTTTCTCCTTTCGCGCGAATGTTATGGCCCTTGAGGCCGTGCGCTTTAAATTACGGGTGGTGGGGGAACATACCGAACCTGATACCTCCTGCACATTTTTAGGCACAAAACTTGATTTCCCTGTTATGGCAGCTTCCACGGCAGGTGCTGAGCGCTACAACAATGCCATCAGTGAAGACGATTTTTGCCGGGCCGTGATCCGGGGTTGTAAAGATGCCGGTACCATCGGCTGGCGGGGAGATACCTTTTTTTATACCCCGGATGATAACCCGGCGCTCAGAGCTATGAAAAAAGAAGGCGTGCCGGCCGTCCCCATCTTCAAGCCCCGATCCCAGAATGTGCTTAAACGGCTTATCCACATGGCCGAAGAACTGGGAGCTCCTGCTGTGGGTGTGGATCTTGACGGATGTGGGTCCACCATTATGGCCCGGCATAATCAGCCGGTATTCCGTAAGAGCGTAAAGGACCTTAAAGAACTTGTCCAGGCCACGTCCCTGCCTTTTATTGCCAAAGGGATTATGACGGTGGAGGATGCCCTAAGCTGTGCTGAAGCCGGCGTCAAGGTGGTCAGTGTCTCAAATCACGGCGGCCGGGTGCTGGATGCAACGCCGGGAGCGGCAGAGGTGCTTCCGGATATTGCCAAACAACTTAAAGGACAGGTCATCATCACGGCTGACGGTGGGGTCAGGACCGGTTATGACGTGCTGAAGATGCTGGCACTGGGTGCGGACTTTGTGCTTCTGGGCAGGGATGTGATCCGGGCGGCTGTGGGGGCAGGCTCCCTGGGTGTTAGAATACACATGGAACATATTCAAAAGATATTGAAAAAAGCCATGTTTATGACCGGGGTCAGTTCCATTGCCGAGATTGATTCATCAATACTGTGCTGAAAAATATATGGGGTTTCAACGCAAAGGCACCCATTTGCGCCTTGCATCTGGGCAACTTTGCGTCCAAACACGGGTTTTCGTTCAGTGCTCAATGGGTTGGATTGTAAGTTCGAAAGCAGAGAGCACAGATACTGTCGATGGGTAGCCGGCTGTGTTATTCATATATTCAGCCAGTGAAATGGGGTTAGGACCGCAGATGAAATAACTTGAACGAAATAGCTTGCCTTTTAGCCCATCTACGTCGTTGCATTAAAGGCCCAATAGGCCTGCTATTCAACCTTTAATGCGCCTTGTAGATGATCCAAAATTTGGCATTATTTTTGCCCAACTTATTTGATTCGCGGTCCTTAGGCTCGCAATCAAAATAAAACCGCCCATAAGACTTGCCTTTTAAGCCGTCTTCCGCGTTGCGTCACTGGACACATATTTCGAATATGCTCCCAGTAACGCG encodes the following:
- a CDS encoding thiamine pyrophosphate-dependent enzyme, which codes for MITSKDFNCNFENKWCPGCGNFQILAAMKNAFAQQQIPPEKLTLISGIGQAGKTPHFLQCNMFHGLHGRALPLATGTKIANNDLTVVVNCGDGDCYGEGGNHFLAAIRRNIDITLLVHNNQIYGLTKGQASPTSSLGMKTKLQNNGTPSSQFSALGIALAAGAGFVARGLSGEPGHLTELIVKAMDYKGFSLVDILQPCVSFNKINTLSWYEERAYKLEDTDHDPQDIAKAFKLAQEWEKSLPLGVLYEVPGTPFHERVPNLKLTALASHNYDSKLMTDTLLQNL
- a CDS encoding 2-oxoacid:acceptor oxidoreductase subunit alpha, with the translated sequence MKTDVTLKIAGAAGQGIQTIGDLLSEVCHQSGLFTFSVDDFESRVRGGHNFNLLRLSDKELTAPGNRLDILVCINTNAYELHKDELRSSGIAIINADEPGIKDKTRFEIPLKKLAEEAGNKITANSVAAGAVLAILGAPLSLLADVLKKQFAAKGEKIVALNVAAAKKGFDAAKGLSQDTGFNWEVKKSNNVVLSGATAAGLGALAADCRFFPFYPMSPATGVISSVIPYSKKLPVVVEQAEDEIAAVMMAIGASFAGVRAMTATSGGGFCLMTEGLGLAGMTETPLVIVNAQRPGPATGLPTRTGQADLLFSVHASQDEFPRFIFAPGTPVETYETMKRAFHLAEKYQVPAIVLLDQFLANSRVTEVNTLSVDPDIERFYEQNNSGSEDDPYLRYALAQDGISPQRIPCSGPGLVRVTGNEHDPEGHISENAENKMAMTKKRAAKLPAMIKEMEAPFLVNPTAPVFLVGWGSTRGSILEAVDRLGAQGIEIGAAVFKDLWPMDRKMIREMLDGKKLIMVEQNESGQLARLLSQEVGIASFDTIFKYDGRPFFPDYIVQKAKELVK
- a CDS encoding alpha-hydroxy-acid oxidizing protein, whose product is MTIWQCTMCSTTMEQEEAPEQCSSCGADNRVILDKETIPETLEAVRDRARKNLKGFCAAYPACDGNFDKICQKEAYGKPIGFGGAGAGFSFRANVMALEAVRFKLRVVGEHTEPDTSCTFLGTKLDFPVMAASTAGAERYNNAISEDDFCRAVIRGCKDAGTIGWRGDTFFYTPDDNPALRAMKKEGVPAVPIFKPRSQNVLKRLIHMAEELGAPAVGVDLDGCGSTIMARHNQPVFRKSVKDLKELVQATSLPFIAKGIMTVEDALSCAEAGVKVVSVSNHGGRVLDATPGAAEVLPDIAKQLKGQVIITADGGVRTGYDVLKMLALGADFVLLGRDVIRAAVGAGSLGVRIHMEHIQKILKKAMFMTGVSSIAEIDSSILC